A part of Candidatus Obscuribacter sp. genomic DNA contains:
- a CDS encoding tetratricopeptide repeat protein, producing the protein MSAELPAGVSGGLDSPASAAKAATVSRGTLMKVAELHRRLGELFEILGQYDSAQTQLKEVIAIDERLYGADHPAIIVDLTGLGALQYRSGRYNDAAQTLSRALIMAERALGQEHQAVAAILATLATHTTSWVRLTDAEPLLKRSLAIRLNAPLAHDIEIAQALNNLADLYLAKGRLKGAERLLLDALVRLHKGDLQTERLPTGQSLVAQLRHDRSSLRAHTDAEVTVLGAVLNNLGCLYHLRHKDTLARDLYQLAIEVKSTASGGDLLGLSTTYSNLSGSLLLSGDVEQALSLSLDACEIDSRTLPAYHPHVAIDQIGLADVYLASGQLAKAQSIYSGALATLAQTLPETHAIVIKCRARCASVSRKLQSVMMRQKLAAQKASKAWSQPPFR; encoded by the coding sequence ATGTCAGCTGAGTTGCCTGCTGGTGTATCGGGCGGGCTTGATTCACCTGCCTCTGCTGCTAAGGCAGCCACAGTATCCCGCGGCACGCTTATGAAAGTGGCCGAGCTACATCGTCGACTGGGGGAACTATTTGAAATCCTGGGGCAATACGATAGTGCGCAAACGCAACTTAAGGAAGTTATTGCCATTGATGAGCGCTTATATGGTGCGGACCATCCAGCTATCATCGTCGATTTGACCGGACTTGGCGCTTTGCAGTATCGCAGTGGTAGATATAATGATGCTGCGCAGACTTTGTCTCGCGCATTGATCATGGCTGAGCGCGCGCTTGGTCAAGAGCACCAGGCTGTGGCGGCAATCTTGGCGACTTTGGCCACACATACAACGAGTTGGGTACGGTTAACTGATGCAGAGCCTCTGCTCAAGCGATCTCTGGCAATCAGGCTAAATGCTCCTTTGGCTCACGATATAGAAATTGCACAGGCTCTCAATAATTTGGCTGATTTGTATTTAGCTAAGGGGCGACTTAAAGGAGCTGAGCGCCTTTTGCTTGATGCCTTGGTACGACTACACAAAGGCGACCTACAAACGGAGAGATTGCCGACCGGGCAATCTTTAGTGGCTCAATTGCGACATGATAGATCTTCCTTGCGTGCACACACTGACGCTGAAGTAACTGTGCTCGGTGCTGTGCTAAATAATCTGGGTTGCCTCTATCATCTGAGGCATAAGGACACGCTGGCGCGTGATTTGTATCAATTAGCTATTGAGGTGAAGAGCACTGCTAGTGGTGGCGATTTGCTAGGCTTGTCGACCACCTACAGTAATTTGTCTGGGTCATTGCTGTTATCTGGTGATGTGGAGCAAGCATTGTCTCTGAGCCTGGATGCATGCGAGATTGATAGTAGGACTCTGCCTGCCTACCACCCTCATGTTGCGATTGATCAAATTGGTCTTGCTGATGTTTATTTAGCATCCGGTCAACTTGCAAAGGCTCAGAGTATTTATTCAGGAGCGTTGGCGACTTTGGCTCAAACCTTGCCTGAGACTCATGCTATTGTGATTAAGTGCAGGGCTCGTTGTGCATCTGTAAGCCGTAAGTTGCAGTCCGTTATGATGCGGCAAAAGCTTGCTGCTCAAAAGGCTTCAAAGGCGTGGTCTCAACCACCCTTTAGATAG
- a CDS encoding DUF4240 domain-containing protein: MIENKSAILLKAFYAELIVALGELKKQITPSDDFDLPAFLEWVSSKQNCLPETNEDVYKLSRQPNPTVDNDDPEPDTSYIKAMSAEEFWNVIDLVDTRALDREYQKQAMEPVVGYLELQPVDKIKSFHNHLSEFIYAIDTRKHCEGTRDEHTDDSWLYLRLYVVAQGLKYYRKVLADPSAMQKKYKSGESLMFVASKAWAKVTKDEASNLIHSLLKGLGHL; the protein is encoded by the coding sequence TTGATTGAAAACAAAAGTGCTATTTTGCTAAAAGCATTTTACGCTGAGCTAATAGTCGCACTCGGCGAGCTAAAGAAGCAGATAACACCGTCAGACGACTTTGACCTGCCAGCATTTTTGGAGTGGGTATCGAGCAAGCAAAACTGCCTGCCTGAGACAAACGAGGATGTCTACAAACTAAGTCGCCAGCCAAACCCCACTGTAGACAATGACGACCCAGAGCCGGATACGAGCTATATAAAAGCAATGTCGGCGGAAGAATTCTGGAATGTGATCGATCTGGTAGACACGAGGGCACTGGATCGAGAGTATCAAAAGCAAGCAATGGAGCCAGTAGTAGGATATCTTGAGCTGCAACCAGTGGACAAAATCAAAAGCTTCCACAATCACCTGAGCGAGTTTATATACGCAATTGATACCAGAAAACACTGCGAAGGCACGCGCGATGAGCACACTGACGACAGCTGGCTATACTTGCGTTTATACGTAGTGGCGCAGGGACTTAAATACTATCGCAAAGTTCTGGCAGACCCATCAGCAATGCAAAAAAAATACAAGTCTGGTGAGTCGCTTATGTTTGTAGCAAGCAAAGCCTGGGCAAAAGTGA